The Vigna unguiculata cultivar IT97K-499-35 chromosome 6, ASM411807v1, whole genome shotgun sequence genome contains a region encoding:
- the LOC114188212 gene encoding uncharacterized protein LOC114188212 yields MEEIAHRTVEVNGIKMHIAEKGEGPVVLFLHGFPELWYSWRHQILALSSQGYHAVAPDLRGYGDTEAPASISSYTCFHIVGDLVALIDSLGVDQVFLVAHDWGAIIGWYLCMFRPEKIKAYVCLSVPFLRRHPNVRTVDGMRAVYGDDYYICRFQKPDEMEAQMAEVGTEYVLKNILTTRKPGPPIFPKGEYGSGFNPDMTDSLPSWLPEDDLAYYVSKYQKTGFTGPLNYYRNMNLNWELTAPWSGVKVQVPVKFITGEFDMVYTSRNVKEYIHGGGFKQDVPNLEEVIVQKDVAHFNNQESAEEIGNYIYEFIKKF; encoded by the exons ATGGAAGAGATAGCACACAGAACAGTGGAAGTGAATGGAATAAAAATGCATATCGCAGAGAAAGGAGAAGGTCCAGTGGTGTTGTTCCTCCATGGCTTCCCTGAGCTCTGGTACTCATGGCGCCACCAGATTCTGGCTCTCAGTTCCCAAGGATACCACGCTGTTGCACCAGATCTACGTGGCTACGGTGACACAGAGGCACCGGCTTCAATCAGCAGCTACACATGCTTTCACATAGTGGGCGATCTGGTTGCGCTTATAGACTCTCTGGGTGTGGACCAAGTGTTCCTTGTGGCTCATGACTGGGGAGCCATCATAGGTTGGTATCTCTGCATGTTTCGCCCTGAAAAAATTAAGGCCTATGTCTGCCTCAGTGTCCCTTTTCTTCGCAGACACCCCAACGTCAGAACCGTCGATGGCATGCGAGCTGTGTATGGAGACGACTACTACATCTGCAGATTTCAg AAACCAGACGAAATGGAGGCTCAGATGGCTGAAGTTGGGACTGAGTATGTGTTGAAAAACATCCTCACAACTCGAAAACCTGGTCCTCCAATCTTTCCGAAGGGAGAGTATGGAAGTGGGTTCAATCCAGATATGACTGACTCGTTACCCTCTTGGCTCCCAGAAGATGATCTTGCCTATTATGTTTCCAAATATCAGAAAACGGGCTTCACAGGACCCTTGAACTATTACAGAAATATGAACTT AAACTGGGAGCTGACAGCACCATGGAGTGGGGTGAAAGTGCAAGTGCCAGTAAAGTTCATCACAGGTGAGTTTGACATGGTATACACCTCACGAAACGTCAAGGAATATATACATGGTGGAGGTTTCAAACAAGATGTGCCAAATTTAGAAGAAGTGATTGTGCAGAAAGATGTAGCTCACTTCAACAATCAAGAATCAGCAGAAGAAATTGGTAATTACATATACGAGTTTATCAAGAAGTTCTAA
- the LOC114187692 gene encoding uncharacterized protein LOC114187692 — translation MAPPRIAPPPPPQGDGQDLARVIEAMAAALTQQSNAMMQQHEAAMQRQEASLEQQNFMMQQMEVVRQAAEDAQRQHVDALRQLGENAAGAQMHGPHPQPPPPEWSLEDFLKHRPAKFDGKSSPDQADQWMKDMERIFDAKRCPDESRLAFTIYMLTGEAEHWWASMRLVMEEKNEDITWEAFKRRFLSEFFPDSVRYAKEVKFLQLTQGNKSVAEYAERFKHLGRFYTMPLDEEWRCRKFENGLRGNIRLMVAPLSIKDFAALVEKARVMERIKVEVEAQQPPQRVSRPSGSRLRVDEKKKPYARPHPQPQGSRGFPSPPSRIQCYHCGGPHGKNFCPQLSGFRRCNHCGREGHFGRDCPTLRRTGARPSPQTPSQTSGQTQQRRGGSRPQATGRVFAMTGSEAQVQMEILLKVGRMVVTVQPSGPVDMTYEEVLWP, via the coding sequence ATGGCACCCCCGCGTATCGCTCCTCCTCCACCCCCTCAGGGCGATGGGCAAGATCTGGCTAGGGTGATCGAGGCCATGGCTGCTGCTTTGACCCAGCAAAGCAATGCTATGATGCAACAGCACGAGGCGGCGATGCAGCGCCAAGAAGCCTCTCTTGAGCAGCAGAACTtcatgatgcagcagatggaagtTGTTAGGCAGGCTGCAGAGGACGCTCAGAGACAGCATGTGGATGCTCTCCGTCAGTTAGGGGAGAATGCTGCTGGCGCTCAGATGCATGGTCCTCATCCCCAACCTCCACCCCctgaatggagtttggaagacttCTTGAAGCACCGCCCCgccaagtttgatggcaagTCGAGTCCCGATCAGGCGGACCAGTGGATGAAGGATATGGAACGCATCTTTGATGCCAAGAGGTGCCCCGATGAGAGCAGGCTTGCTTTCACTATCTACATGCTCACGGGAGAGGCTGAGCATTGGTGGGCCAGCATGAGGCTGGTAATGGAAGAGAAGAATGAGGATATCACCTGGGAAGCCTTCAAGAGGAGGTTTCTTTCAGAGTTTTTCCCTGATAGCGTGAGGTACGCTAAGGAGGTGAAGTTCCTTCAGCTGACGCAAGGGAACAAATCAGTAGCAGAGTACGCCGAGAGGTTCAAGCATCTGGGACGTTTCTACACCATGccgctcgatgaggagtggcgctgcaggaagtttgagaatggtcttAGAGGGAAcatccgcttgatggtggccccgctgtccatcaaggactttgcggcCTTGGTGGAAAAGGCCAGGGTCATGGAGCGTATAAAGGTAGAAGTGGAAGCCCAGCAGCCACCACAGAGGGTTAGCAGACCATCCGGGTCCAGGCTGAGAGTTGATGAGAAGAAGAAACCGTATGCTAGGCCTCATCCACAGCCACAGGGGTCTAGAGGCTTTCCTTCCCCACCCAGTAGGATCCAGTGCTATCATTGCGGAGGGCCGCATGGGAAGAATTTCTGTCCACAGCTATCAGGTTTTCGCAGGTGCAACCATTGTGGTAGGGAGGGCCACTTTGGTAGGGATTGTCCTACTCTGAGGAGGACAGGGGCACGACCCTCACCACAGACTCCGAGCCAGACTTCGGGTCAGACTCAGCAGAGGAGGGGAGGCAGCAGGCCTCAGGCTACAGGCAGGGTCTTTGCGATGACCGGGTCAGAGGCacaggttcag